A portion of the Glycine max cultivar Williams 82 chromosome 10, Glycine_max_v4.0, whole genome shotgun sequence genome contains these proteins:
- the CHI1B2 gene encoding chalcone--flavanone isomerase 1B-2 — protein MATPASITNVTVEFLQFPAVVTPPASTKSYFLGGAGVRGLNIEEEFVKFTGIGVYLEDKAVSSLGAKWKGKSAAELLDSLDFYRDIIKGPFEKLIRGSKLRTLDGREYVRKVSENCVAHMESVGTYSEAEEKAIEEFRNAFKDQNFPPGSTVFYKQSPTGTLGLSFSKDETIPEHEHAVIDNKPLSEAVLETMIGEIPVSPALKESLATRFHQFFKELEANPNNEN, from the exons ATGGCCACACCAGCATCCATCACCAATGTCACTGTGGAGTTCCTTCAATTCCCCGCGGTGGTGACACCTCCTGCCTCTACCAAATCCTATTTCCTTGGTGGCGCAG ggGTGAGAGGGTTGAATATTGAAGAAGAATTTGTAAAGTTCACGGGAATAGGTGTTTATTTGGAAGACAAGGCCGTGTCATCACTCGGTGCCAAATGGAAGGGCAAAAGTGCAGCTGAATTGCTGGACTCACTTGACTTCTACAGAGATATCATCAAAG GTCCGTTTGAGAAGTTAATTCGAGGGTCAAAGTTAAGAACATTGGATGGTCGTGAATACGTAAGGAAGGTGTCAGAGAACTGTGTGGCCCATATGGAATCCGTTGGGACTTACAGTGAAGCAGAAGAAAAAGCTATTGAGGAATTTAGAAATGCTTTCAAGGATCAAAATTTCCCACCAGGCTCCACTGTTTTCTACAAACAATCACCCACTGGAACATTGGGG CTTAGTTTCTCGAAAGATGAGACAATACCAGAACATGAGCATGCAGTGATAGACAACAAACCACTCTCGGAGGCCGTTCTGGAGACTATGATCGGAGAGATTCCTGTTTCCCCTGCTTTAAAAGAGAGTTTGGCTACAAGGTTTCACCAGTTTTTCAAAGAGTTAGAGGCCAATCCCAACAATGAAAACTGA